The following are encoded together in the Bos javanicus breed banteng chromosome X, ARS-OSU_banteng_1.0, whole genome shotgun sequence genome:
- the SOWAHD gene encoding ankyrin repeat domain-containing protein SOWAHD — MAEPRGAAKPAPKASFAQTKLSPRSAPQPRPSRVDAGNLSRYRGNATASREPPLLGGLMPSGTGSARRRGARLELLGLQGAAPAGWLSEERLEEQSPGGPNGPGGSRLCLEPREHAWILAAAEGRFEALQELLEAEPGLLLRGDPITGYSVLHWLAKHGRHEELILVHDFAQRQGLRLDVSAPGSGGLTPLHLAALQGHEMVIKVLVGALGADPTRRDHSGHRPCHYLRPDAPWSLRELSGAEDWERAGGRDGDPNNANNNSSNAAAWTLRRAPSAVGAQVVEKTARAAAAPAKAKDSVGNRVAQIQGLLRHMFPFFQDR, encoded by the coding sequence ATGGCCGAGCCCCGAGGGGCCGCCAAGCCGGCCCCCAAGGCCTCCTTCGCACAGACCAAGCTGAGCCCGAGGAGCGCCCCGCAGCCCCGCCCCTCGAGAGTGGACGCCGGCAACCTGAGCAGGTACCGGGGCAACGCCACCGCCTCCAGGGAGCCCCCTTTACTTGGCGGGCTGATGCCCTCGGGAACAGGGTCGGCGCGCCGGCGGGGAGCGCGGCTGGAGCTGCTGGGGCTGCAGGGGGCGGCTCCCGCCGGGTGGTTGTCGGAGGAGCGCCTGGAGGAGCAGTCCCCGGGCGGGCCGAACGGACCGGGCGGTAGCAGGCTGTGCCTGGAGCCCCGGGAGCACGCGTGGATACTGGCGGCCGCCGAAGGCCGCTTTGAGGCgctgcaggagctgctggaaGCCGAGCCGGGGCTGCTGCTGCGGGGCGACCCGATCACGGGCTACTCGGTGCTGCACTGGCTGGCCAAGCACGGGCGCCACGAGGAACTCATCCTAGTGCACGACTTCGCCCAGCGCCAGGGGCTGCGGCTCGACGTGAGCGCCCCGGGTAGCGGCGGCCTCACGCCCCTCCACCTGGCGGCCCTGCAGGGCCACGAGATGGTCATCAAGGTGCTGGTGGGCGCCTTGGGGGCTGACCCCACGCGCCGCGACCACAGCGGCCACCGGCCCTGTCACTACCTGAGGCCCGACGCGCCCTGGAGCCTGCGGGAGCTGTCGGGGGCCGAGGACTGGGAGAGGGCAGGCGGCCGAGACGGGGACCCTAACAATgccaacaacaacagcagcaacgcCGCCGCGTGGACGCTGAGACGCGCCCCGAGCGCAGTGGGCGCGCAGGTCGTGGAGAAGACGGCCAGAGCGGCGGCGGCGCCAGCCAAGGCGAAAGACTCCGTGGGCAACCGGGTGGCGCAAATTCAAGGCCTCCTCCGCCATATGTTCCCCTTCTTCCAGGACCGTTGA